The following proteins are co-located in the Oncorhynchus gorbuscha isolate QuinsamMale2020 ecotype Even-year linkage group LG22, OgorEven_v1.0, whole genome shotgun sequence genome:
- the LOC124009262 gene encoding vegetative cell wall protein gp1-like encodes MRAVSTYRIERSENSKTTPFNNLRGTSPNTRVTISGSSKQPPTPTANIKPTPVSGGAPSKSSPMPGSKSTPRASIRPMFPVTPQPGPPSGLPAPVRSALPPCPQSSTFSLLVLCWAWDPNPHRGCLQFRSGFGTSL; translated from the exons ATGAGGGCCGTCTCCACCTACAGGATCGAGAGATCAGAGAACTCAAAGACCACCCCATTTAACAACCTCAGAGGGACGAGCCCCAATACCAGGGTAACAATAAG TGGCTCTTCAAAGCAGCCCCCCACCCCAACCGCCAACATCAAGCCCACCCCGGTGTCGGGAGGTGCCCCCAGTAAATCTTCCCCGATGCCTGGGAGCAAGTCCACCCCCAGAGCCAGCATCCGACCCATGTTTCCCGTCACG CCTCAGCCTGGACCCCCGTCAGGGTTGCCTGCCCCAGTCCGTTCCGCGCTGCCCCCCTGCCCCCAGTCCTCTACATTCAGCCTCCTGGTCCTGTGCTGGGCCTGGGACCCCAACCCACACAG AGGATGTCTGCAattcaggagtggcttcgggacaagtctctga